The sequence below is a genomic window from Anaerolineae bacterium.
CAGTGCTGCTGTTACCTCCATCCCCACCAGCCGGCGGATCGCTCGATGGCGCAACAGCGTATCTATAGGCCGATCCAGCGGTTCCCCCAGCGATCGCATCACGTCCCGCCAGATGGCGAGCTTTTGAACTTCACCGGGATCCAACAGCCCAGCGCGCAGGCCGTCATCCAGATCCGACGTGCTATAGGCGATCTCGTCAGCCAGGTTGGCGATTTGACACTCCAACGTGCCGGCCTTTTCCGGCTCATATCCAGCGGCGCAAGCTACGTCATAATCGGTATCGTGCTTGACCAGGCCCTCTCGTACCTCATAGGTCAAGTTCAAGCCGGGGAAATCAGGGAACCGCCGCTCCAGCTTTTCGACAATGCGCATCGTCTGACGCTGGTGATCGAAGCCGCCGTGTTCACGCATGCACTCGTTGAGCACCGCCTCGCCCGTGTGTCCAAAGGGGGGATGTCCTAGGTCATGGGCCAGGCAGATGCTCTCCACTAGGTCCTCATTAGCCCCCAGTGCCCTCGCCATCGTCCGCCCGATCTGGGCCACCTCGATTGTATGAGTGAGTCGGGTGCGATAGTGATCGCCTTCGTAATAAACGAAAACTTGGGTCTTGTAGGCCAACCGACGGAAAGCTGTGGTGTGGATGATACGGTCGCGATCTTTCTGATATGCCGTCCGGTAAGGGTGCTCGTCCTCTGGCACCACGCGGCCACGTGAATCGCCGCTCTTCATGGCGTAGGGTGCCAGCATCTCGCGCTCGCGCTGCTCGAGAAGTGCTCGGACTAGCATGGCTTGCTCTCGGCCTTCTCCATAAGCTCATCTGAAGCTTACAATCCGCCCTAACTCCCGCTCAAGGATAGGCTTTTTCAGTTGTGACTTTTTCTGCCCGAACAGGGTAATTGCAGAGGGATTTCCCCCGCGACGGGAAAAAGGCTGAAATGGGATCCCTTGGGAGGGGCGAACGCTTCTCCAAAGTCTCGCCTGATCTTGCGAAAGCATGGGTAGCCACTGGGTTCTTAGCCAGGGCTTTTGAGGTATCCTCTCAGGTAATCCAATTGCTCATCCAGGGTGTTGAAATCGGTGAGGTCCACTTCCTCAAACTCGTCTGAATCTGTGCGAGTCTGTGCCAAGATCTGGGCGATGATCCGCTCGAGCGCCTGGATTGGCATTTCAGGCACTCGTAGCACATTTGATCGCGCTGGCTGTCCTCCGGGAGGTATCCAGCGGGTGTAGCTGATCAGCTCTAGCGTCCCGTCTGCACGCTGTTTGGTCAACACTCGGTGTTCTACACGTTCCCGGCGTCCCCAGGCCGGCCGGAAACAGTAAAGCTTGTATAGTCGTTCACCTTGGCCTACGCGCAGCAGAGCGTCCCGGCCAAGTAGGTCGAGGAGAAGCTCTGCAAAGCTCAGGGCAGCTCTTTCCTGGCCATTCGCGTGATCCTGGGATAAGGCTGGGCTCATGCCGTGGCCTCCTGGGCTTCGATTGCTGGCAGCGGATAGAGCTGGGGTCGTCTTTGCAAGAAACAGGCGATCTCCGTGAACCCTGCTGCTTGCGCCTGAGCGATGGCGACGTCTAGGCCACGGCCGAGCTGGTGGATGTCATGGCTGTCGGAGCCGATGGTGAGGATGCAGCCGCCTAACTCGCGATATCGGCGCACGGTATCAAGGCCAGGAAAGGTTTCCCCCGCCGGCTGGAACAGGCCAGACGTATTGATCTCAATGGCCGTGCCGTAGGCGAGCGCCGCCTCTAGCACTGCATCAAGCTCATCGGCGAAGGCGGCGCGGTCGAAGGGGCCATATACCAGTGTGCCGTAGCGCTTCACCAAGTCCAGATGGGCTAGTGCGTCGAAAAGGCCGCTAGATGCCGCCCGCCGTAACTCCTCGAAGTACGGCAGATAGGCATTGCGCACGGTCCGGCACGCTGACCAGGCGAGCATGGAAGCACGATCGGGGACCATGACCCAGTCGTCGCCATGTTCCACGATGTGCACGGATCCCAGCACGAAATCGAACGGCCAGCGTTCCAGCCAATCGGCGATTTCATCCTCGCGTTGGGACTGATAACACACTTCTACGCCGGCTCCAATAGTGAGTTGCCCGCGAAATTGAGCGCGCGCTGCCTCGATCTCTGCAAAATACGCTTCGGGCCGGAAATAGCGGTAGCCATCATCGCGGGGATCCAGGTCCAAATGCTCTGTGAAGCAAATGAAATGAAGGCCCAGCTCTACGGCCCGCTGGCACATCTCTGTGAGGGTAGATCGCGCGTCACACGAATGCGTCGAGTGCACATGGCTGTCTGCCAGCCAGAGGTCTCCACTGTGGTCGAGGTTTGGCATCATAGAAGTGATCTATCACGCTCCAATCAACGGTGGTTCAATGGGGGAGATCAAATGTTCGAAGAATTTCTGCCTTACTGCTCATATCCCAGACGGCGTAGCGCGTCTAGCGCCATAAAAACGCTTGCCACACTAGCCAGGCCGTTGATCTCTCCGGCGCGAGCGCGCTCCGCCACCTCAGCCACCGGCAACAGGTGCACTTCGATGTGCTCGCTAGGGTCCAGGTGCTGTACGCCATCGCCAGCTACTCCGATGGCCAGAAACAGATGGGCGGCCGCCTCGCCGCGGTTGCTGTCGAGCACGAAGCTGCCTAGCAAGTGCCATTCTCCACCGTGCAGCCCTGTCTCCTCTCGCAGCTCCCGCTGCGCGCACACCAGCGGATCTTCGGTATCATCTAGGTAACCTGCCGGCAGATCATACGCCATCCGGCGCAGGCCATGTTTGTATTGGCAGACCAATGGAACACGGCCATCTTTCGTCAGCGCGAAAACCATCGCATATGGACGGGTTTCGGCCAAGAGATAGCGCTCGATGCGATAACCGGATGGCAACAAGACGTCCTCCTCCCATACGGCCAGCCACGGCCGTCGGTCGAGCAAAAGCCGGCGCCGCAGTGTTTGCCAACGCTCGTCCTGGAGGTGAGGTCTTGACATAGGCGTTCCTCTGAGGTAGAGTTCAGGATAGTGATCTACTAAGGGCAGTGCTACACTCCTCTGGGATAAGATATTGAGAGGATACTCTATCCCCTGCGTGAAAGCAAATCTCGCTTCCCCATCTTGAGGCTAGGAGGCATCGCGATGCGTCGGATAGCACGCTGGCTGGCTGGGATGACGCTGATTGGAGCCTTCATCATCACTCCCTCGCTAGGGACGTCGGCAGCCCCTCTAGCGCAGGGAGGAACACATGTCGTTCGCCCCGGCGAGACACTCTTCAGCATCGCCCAGCGGTACGGTGTGACAGTGGATGATCTGGTGCGGGCCAATGGCCTCACCGACGCTGACATCATCGTGGTCGGGCAGAAACTGCGCATCCCTGGCGGCGATACGGATGGTGAGAGCCAATCCGAGAGTGAGCCAGGCGTGCATATCGTGCAAGCCGGCGAAACCCTGTCCTCCATCGCGATGCAGTATGGCGTGACCGTCGAAGAAATCGCTCAAGCTTCGGGCATCTCCGTTTCCAGCATTTTGCATGTAGGCCAGAAGCTCACCATTCCGAAACGAGCCTCCCAGCCAGTCGCCATGTCAGCTCCCGCTCCGGAGCCGGTGCCCGAGCCAGCCCCAGAAGTCTACATGGTGCAACCAGGCGACACGCTCGAGAGCATCGCTCAGCGGTTCGGCACTTCGGTGGCTTCGTTGGCGCGGGCGAATCAACTGAGCAGCCCATCGCTGGTGTTCGTTGGGCGGCGGCTGGTCATCCCCAAGCCAAAGGTGGTGAGGCTTTACGGTGGTGGCAAGCGGGTGGAGGTCAGCATCTCTCGTCAGCGATGTTGGGTGTACGAGGGCGATGTGGTGCTATACGAGTGGATCTGCTCCACAGGGCGGCCCAGCTCACCGACGAAGCCCGGCTCGTTCGCCATTCAGAGCAAGCTGACCAAGGCTTATGGATCGAGCTGGAACATCTGGATGCCGTATTGGCTGGGAGTGTACTGGGCGGGTGGCACCGAAAACGGCTTTCATGGGCTGCCGTGGAACGCGCGAACCGGCCGGGAGACGTGGACCGGGCTGGTGGGCACTCGAATCACCTACGGATGCATCATGCTGTCCAACGACAACAGCAAGACCCTGTGGGATATGGCCTACATCGGCATGCCGGTCATTATCCGCTATTAAGCCGAGGCTGGATTAAGATCCTCCAATTCCGGCTCTACATAGATCAAATCGAAAGGGACTTCTTTCCGATCTAACACCTTTTCCCCTTTTTCCGTAAGGATCAGCTCAGCGACGTAGCGACCTCCTTCCTGGGGAGGGATCCGCAGATGTAAGGTGATGGAGACGCGCGGCTCGCGCCACTCCACCATATACATGCTAGTCGCCACCCTCCCTTCGGGATCGCGAATGATCACCTCCAAGTTCGGCGGCTGGACGAAAGGAGAAAGGTCTACGCGCAGCCAAATCCGTTTTAGGTCCGGAAAGGGATATAGCCGAGCTCGTCGGATGTGAACAGGCTCGGTGATGAGCGGGATCATCATGGAAACGCCGCGATCATCCATGCGATGAGCCTCCTTGAGCTTATGCCCCCACCGCAGCGTATAGCTTGACCCCGGCCCGCCACACGGCTCTCAGCAAGACCAGGCCGATCACAAGCCAGACCCCTTGCGCTACAAATCCGAAGAGCGCCTCGCGAGGAGTCAGCCGCCCCAGCAGGAGCTCTACTGGAAAGGCCAACATCCAGCGGAACGGCAGCGCGGTGGCAGCTATTTGGATAGGCATCGGCAACAGCGAGAGGGGCGCGATCTGCCCTGACAGAAACAACAAGGCTACAAAGTACATCTGGTTGATCGCGCTTACCCGCGTTGTCCAGAATGCAACCAACGCCAACGTCCACTCGATTAGGAAGCGCACCACAAACGCCAGCAGCAAGGCGGGCACAAACGCGAGCACTGCCCATGGGATCGGATGCCATGTGGGCCGGAACGCCAGGATCAGCCCCGCCGTGGTGGGGATCATCACCGTCAATGTCAGCAACTTGTAAGAGATATTGTCGGCGATGTCGGAGTGGATGGGATGGATGGGGCGCAGGAGCATCACCGAGAGCTCCCCGTGGCGGATCCGGTAATCGTACTCCCACATGATCCAAGTGAAGGTGGCGTGGTTCACCAACATCATCACAATGAAATAGGCCGCGAAGTCGCCACCCGTGTACCCACCGACGCGTCCCCCGCTCGATCGAGCGACCGTTAACCATACCACGAGGTAGATCACCGGCTCCAGCACCATCCCGATCAGCCAGATGATCAGCGCCGCCCGATATTGAAGCTGCTCGGCGATGGTGGTCTTGAACTGGGCTCGATAGACATCCCATAACTCCCTTACGTTCATATGCTTTCCTGTGTGAAGACCTGCTCAATTACCTCTTCGATGGGAGGGTCCTGGACGGTCAGGTCATTGACCAGAAGATCAGCCAGCAGCCGTTCGGTGACCTTGGCTGTCTCCGCCTTGGGCACCCGCAGCATCACGTAACCGTCCATTTGCGTCACCACCTCGCCATATGGCCGCAGATCGGCGGTTTTGTTCTTGAGCTCCACGATGATCGTCTTGTAGGGCGAGAACCGATACACTAGGGAGGCGAGATCGCCATCGAAAAGGAGCTTGCCGTGGTGGATCACGATCACGCGGCGACAGAGGGCCTCCACATCGGCCATGTAGTGGCTGGTAAGCAATACTGTCGCCCCGTGTCGGCGGTTATATTCCGCAATGAAAGCGCGGATACGGCGCTGCATCATCACATCCAACCCGATGGTCGGCTCGTCTAGGAATAACACTTGTGGGCGGTGCAGCAACGCCGCGGCGATCTCGCACTTCATCCGTTCGCCCAGCGAGAGGTTGCGGACGGGCTTTCGGAGCAACGGCCCCAGCTCTAGAAGCTCGGTCAGCTCGTCCAGCGTGCGGCGGTAGTCCGGAGCGGGGATTCGGTAGATCGCCTGGTTAAGCTCGAACGAGTCTATGACAGGGATGTCCCACACCAGCTGGTTGCGCTGGCCCATCACCAGGGTGATCTGACGCAGGAATGCCCTCTCGCGCCGCCAGGGGATGTGGCCTAGCACGGTCACCTCACCCGAGGTGGGGTAGAGGAGGCCGGAAAGCACCTTGAGCGTCGTGGTCTTGCCCGCGCCGTTGGGCCCCAGAAAGCCGACGATCTCGCCGGGCTCCACCGCAAACGTGATGCCATCTACAGCCGCTATTTGGCGCACGCGACGATGGATCAGGCTGCGCAGCGCGGCCAGCACGCCAGCCTCACGCTCGTGGACGGTATAGATCTTACGCAGATCGCGAACGCAGATGATGGAGGTCATCTAAACACAAAC
It includes:
- a CDS encoding ABC-2 family transporter protein, which translates into the protein MNVRELWDVYRAQFKTTIAEQLQYRAALIIWLIGMVLEPVIYLVVWLTVARSSGGRVGGYTGGDFAAYFIVMMLVNHATFTWIMWEYDYRIRHGELSVMLLRPIHPIHSDIADNISYKLLTLTVMIPTTAGLILAFRPTWHPIPWAVLAFVPALLLAFVVRFLIEWTLALVAFWTTRVSAINQMYFVALLFLSGQIAPLSLLPMPIQIAATALPFRWMLAFPVELLLGRLTPREALFGFVAQGVWLVIGLVLLRAVWRAGVKLYAAVGA
- a CDS encoding NUDIX hydrolase encodes the protein MSRPHLQDERWQTLRRRLLLDRRPWLAVWEEDVLLPSGYRIERYLLAETRPYAMVFALTKDGRVPLVCQYKHGLRRMAYDLPAGYLDDTEDPLVCAQRELREETGLHGGEWHLLGSFVLDSNRGEAAAHLFLAIGVAGDGVQHLDPSEHIEVHLLPVAEVAERARAGEINGLASVASVFMALDALRRLGYEQ
- a CDS encoding LysM peptidoglycan-binding domain-containing protein, producing the protein MRRIARWLAGMTLIGAFIITPSLGTSAAPLAQGGTHVVRPGETLFSIAQRYGVTVDDLVRANGLTDADIIVVGQKLRIPGGDTDGESQSESEPGVHIVQAGETLSSIAMQYGVTVEEIAQASGISVSSILHVGQKLTIPKRASQPVAMSAPAPEPVPEPAPEVYMVQPGDTLESIAQRFGTSVASLARANQLSSPSLVFVGRRLVIPKPKVVRLYGGGKRVEVSISRQRCWVYEGDVVLYEWICSTGRPSSPTKPGSFAIQSKLTKAYGSSWNIWMPYWLGVYWAGGTENGFHGLPWNARTGRETWTGLVGTRITYGCIMLSNDNSKTLWDMAYIGMPVIIRY
- a CDS encoding ATP-binding cassette domain-containing protein, yielding MTSIICVRDLRKIYTVHEREAGVLAALRSLIHRRVRQIAAVDGITFAVEPGEIVGFLGPNGAGKTTTLKVLSGLLYPTSGEVTVLGHIPWRRERAFLRQITLVMGQRNQLVWDIPVIDSFELNQAIYRIPAPDYRRTLDELTELLELGPLLRKPVRNLSLGERMKCEIAAALLHRPQVLFLDEPTIGLDVMMQRRIRAFIAEYNRRHGATVLLTSHYMADVEALCRRVIVIHHGKLLFDGDLASLVYRFSPYKTIIVELKNKTADLRPYGEVVTQMDGYVMLRVPKAETAKVTERLLADLLVNDLTVQDPPIEEVIEQVFTQESI
- a CDS encoding deoxyguanosinetriphosphate triphosphohydrolase — translated: MLVRALLEQREREMLAPYAMKSGDSRGRVVPEDEHPYRTAYQKDRDRIIHTTAFRRLAYKTQVFVYYEGDHYRTRLTHTIEVAQIGRTMARALGANEDLVESICLAHDLGHPPFGHTGEAVLNECMREHGGFDHQRQTMRIVEKLERRFPDFPGLNLTYEVREGLVKHDTDYDVACAAGYEPEKAGTLECQIANLADEIAYSTSDLDDGLRAGLLDPGEVQKLAIWRDVMRSLGEPLDRPIDTLLRHRAIRRLVGMEVTAALEETTRRLRESGVQSVEELRALGRNVVGFSAEMEEKNQELRQFLMTHFYRHYRVMRMTQKARRLITDLFWAYIGEPTQLPQETLARAAEEPEGIYRVVCDYIAGMTDRYALDEHRKLFDPEVRA
- a CDS encoding histidinol-phosphatase, translated to MHSTHSCDARSTLTEMCQRAVELGLHFICFTEHLDLDPRDDGYRYFRPEAYFAEIEAARAQFRGQLTIGAGVEVCYQSQREDEIADWLERWPFDFVLGSVHIVEHGDDWVMVPDRASMLAWSACRTVRNAYLPYFEELRRAASSGLFDALAHLDLVKRYGTLVYGPFDRAAFADELDAVLEAALAYGTAIEINTSGLFQPAGETFPGLDTVRRYRELGGCILTIGSDSHDIHQLGRGLDVAIAQAQAAGFTEIACFLQRRPQLYPLPAIEAQEATA